A stretch of Bradyrhizobium sp. AZCC 2262 DNA encodes these proteins:
- a CDS encoding LabA-like NYN domain-containing protein: MSPASNKIALFIDGANLYATAKTLGFDIDYKRLLKEFQSRGTLLRAFYYTAIIEDQEYSSIRPLIDWLDYNGYTVVTKATKEFIDASGRRKVKGNMDIELAVDAMELAEHVDQIVLFSGDGDFRSLVEAVQRRGVRVTVVSTISSQPPMIADELRRQADVFTDLVELQSKLGRDPSERPAPREPRHHSPQFLQRATTMAPRAGDDEFDD; encoded by the coding sequence ATGTCACCCGCTTCCAACAAGATTGCGCTCTTCATCGACGGCGCCAACCTCTACGCAACGGCCAAGACGCTCGGCTTCGACATCGATTACAAGCGCCTTCTCAAGGAATTTCAGAGCCGAGGGACGCTGTTGCGTGCGTTCTACTACACGGCGATCATCGAGGATCAGGAATACTCCTCGATCCGTCCGCTGATCGATTGGCTCGACTACAACGGCTACACCGTTGTCACCAAGGCGACCAAGGAATTCATCGACGCTTCCGGCCGACGCAAGGTGAAGGGCAACATGGACATCGAGCTGGCCGTCGATGCCATGGAACTCGCCGAGCATGTCGACCAGATCGTGCTGTTCTCGGGCGACGGCGATTTCCGCTCGCTGGTCGAAGCGGTACAACGTCGGGGTGTTCGCGTCACGGTAGTCTCGACCATTTCGAGCCAGCCGCCGATGATCGCCGACGAACTGCGCCGCCAGGCCGACGTCTTCACCGACCTCGTCGAGCTGCAATCGAAGCTGGGCCGCGATCCGTCCGAACGCCCTGCCCCGCGCGAACCGCGCCATCACTCGCCGCAGTTCCTGCAGCGCGCGACCACCATGGCGCCGCGGGCCGGAGACGACGAATTCGACGATTGA
- a CDS encoding uracil-DNA glycosylase, which translates to MASLPARDSFEPGRDCPLCPRLAEFRAQTRAKAPDWHNAPVDSFGDPNAQLLIVGLAPGMQGANRTGRPFTGDYAGDLLYATLLEYGFAKGVYQARPDDGLKLVGCRISNAVRCVPPQNKPLPAEINTCRQFLVKTIATMPKLRAIVALGRIAHDSTLKALGLRNGAAPFAHGAVHKADTVKLYDSYHCSRYNTNTRVLTPEMFRNVFAKVRKDLDS; encoded by the coding sequence ATGGCTAGTCTCCCCGCTCGCGACAGTTTCGAACCCGGCCGCGATTGCCCGCTCTGCCCGAGGCTCGCCGAGTTTCGCGCTCAGACGCGCGCGAAAGCGCCGGATTGGCACAATGCGCCGGTCGACTCCTTCGGCGATCCCAACGCGCAGCTGTTGATTGTCGGGCTCGCGCCCGGCATGCAGGGCGCCAACCGGACCGGACGCCCGTTCACCGGCGACTACGCCGGCGACTTGCTGTATGCGACCCTGCTCGAATACGGCTTTGCCAAAGGCGTCTATCAGGCACGTCCCGACGACGGGCTGAAGCTGGTCGGTTGCCGGATCAGCAACGCGGTGCGCTGTGTGCCGCCGCAGAACAAACCGTTGCCTGCCGAGATCAATACCTGCCGGCAATTCCTGGTGAAGACGATTGCGACGATGCCGAAGCTTCGCGCGATCGTAGCGCTCGGGCGAATCGCCCATGACTCGACGTTGAAGGCGCTCGGCTTGCGCAATGGCGCCGCCCCCTTCGCGCACGGCGCCGTGCACAAGGCCGACACCGTCAAGCTCTACGACAGCTATCACTGCTCGCGCTACAACACCAACACACGGGTGCTGACGCCGGAGATGTTTCGCAACGTATTTGCGAAGGTGCGGAAAGATCTGGATTCTTAG
- a CDS encoding peroxiredoxin: MAQSNLLEVDWSKIPAPTDDGAAAHLVGMTIPPVSLLATDDNSVTLSALAGRTVVFAYPRTGEPGKISLVDDWDMIPGARGCTPQTCSFRDLFAELKAAGANHVFGLSTQDNVYQTEMASRLHLPFPVLSDEKLALSRALRLPTMAVAGLTLIKRLALIVDGGRITHVFYPVFPPDRNAGDVLAWLRDNPV; encoded by the coding sequence ATGGCTCAATCCAACCTGCTCGAAGTCGACTGGAGCAAGATCCCGGCGCCGACGGACGACGGCGCGGCGGCGCATCTCGTCGGCATGACGATCCCGCCGGTCAGCCTGCTTGCCACCGACGACAACTCGGTGACGCTATCCGCGCTTGCCGGCCGCACCGTCGTATTCGCCTATCCCCGCACCGGCGAGCCCGGCAAGATCAGTCTGGTCGACGACTGGGACATGATCCCCGGCGCGCGCGGCTGCACGCCGCAAACCTGCTCGTTCCGCGATCTGTTTGCGGAGCTGAAGGCCGCCGGCGCGAACCACGTGTTCGGCCTCTCGACGCAGGACAACGTCTACCAGACCGAAATGGCGTCACGGCTGCATCTGCCGTTCCCGGTGCTGTCGGATGAGAAGCTGGCGCTGAGCCGGGCGTTGCGTCTTCCGACCATGGCGGTGGCGGGCCTGACGCTGATCAAGCGGCTCGCATTGATCGTCGATGGCGGCCGTATCACGCACGTCTTCTATCCGGTGTTTCCGCCGGACCGGAATGCCGGCGACGTGCTGGCGTGGCTGAGGGACAATCCGGTCTGA
- the smpB gene encoding SsrA-binding protein SmpB, with protein MAEKNERPIKVVAENRKARFNYAIEDTIETGIALTGTEVKSIRNGKTTIAESYADSKDGEIWLINANIPEYLQANRFNHEPKRPRKLLLHRKQINKLMGAVDREGMTLIPLKLYFNERGRAKLLLAIAKGKKLHDKRESEKKRDWGREKGRLMRARG; from the coding sequence ATGGCCGAGAAGAACGAGCGCCCGATCAAGGTTGTCGCCGAAAACCGCAAGGCCCGGTTCAACTACGCGATCGAGGACACCATCGAAACCGGCATTGCGCTGACCGGCACGGAAGTGAAGTCGATCCGCAACGGCAAGACCACGATTGCCGAATCCTATGCGGATTCCAAGGACGGCGAGATCTGGCTGATCAACGCCAATATTCCGGAATATCTGCAGGCCAACCGCTTCAACCATGAGCCGAAACGGCCGCGCAAGCTGCTGCTGCACCGAAAGCAGATCAACAAGCTGATGGGCGCGGTCGATCGCGAAGGCATGACGCTGATTCCGCTAAAGCTGTATTTCAACGAACGCGGTCGGGCCAAGCTCTTGCTGGCCATCGCCAAGGGCAAGAAGCTGCACGACAAGCGCGAGAGTGAAAAGAAACGCGATTGGGGCCGAGAAAAAGGTCGCCTGATGCGGGCAAGAGGATAG
- the mscL gene encoding large conductance mechanosensitive channel protein MscL has product MLKEFREFAMKGNVVDLAVGVIIGAAFGAIVTSLVGDVIMPIIGAITGGLDFSNYFTGLSKSVTATNLADAKKQGAVLAWGSFLTLTLNFIIIAFVLFMVIRAMNQLKRKDEAAPAPPKPTRQEELLTEIRDLLKKS; this is encoded by the coding sequence ATGCTGAAGGAATTCCGCGAGTTCGCGATGAAGGGCAACGTCGTCGACCTCGCCGTCGGCGTCATCATCGGTGCGGCGTTCGGCGCCATCGTGACCTCGCTGGTCGGCGATGTGATCATGCCGATCATCGGCGCGATTACCGGCGGCCTCGATTTCTCCAATTATTTCACGGGCTTGTCGAAGTCGGTGACGGCGACCAACCTGGCCGACGCCAAAAAGCAGGGCGCCGTACTGGCTTGGGGCAGTTTCCTGACGCTGACCCTAAACTTCATCATCATCGCTTTCGTGCTCTTCATGGTTATTCGCGCCATGAACCAACTGAAGCGCAAGGACGAAGCCGCGCCCGCGCCGCCGAAGCCGACCCGCCAGGAAGAACTGCTGACCGAGATCCGCGATCTCCTCAAGAAGAGCTAA
- the dapA gene encoding 4-hydroxy-tetrahydrodipicolinate synthase, with the protein MAAKTKFRGSLTALVTPFKNGSLDETAFRGLVSWQIEQGSHGLVPVGTTGESPTLSHAEHHRVVEMCIDEAKGRVPVIAGAGSNSTREAIDLAVHAERAGADAVLVVTPYYNKPTQEGMFQHFKAVNDAIGIPIIIYNIPPRSVVDMSVETMTRLFELKNIAGVKDATANLARVSQQRHAMGPDFIQLSGEDMTALAYMAAGGHGCISVVANVAPKLCAELMSAVMQGDFATGLKIQDRLTPLHDAVFKEPGLAGAKHGLKLLGRLEEEVRLPLMNVTPPTGKVIRDAMVHAGLIN; encoded by the coding sequence ATGGCAGCCAAGACAAAGTTCCGGGGATCGCTCACCGCCTTGGTCACGCCATTCAAGAACGGCTCGCTCGACGAGACGGCCTTCCGCGGGCTCGTGAGCTGGCAGATCGAGCAGGGGTCACACGGTCTCGTTCCCGTGGGTACCACCGGCGAAAGCCCGACGCTGAGCCATGCCGAGCATCATCGGGTAGTAGAGATGTGCATCGATGAGGCGAAAGGACGCGTACCTGTCATCGCCGGCGCGGGGTCGAACTCAACGCGCGAAGCCATCGATCTTGCTGTTCACGCCGAGAGGGCCGGTGCCGATGCCGTGCTGGTGGTGACGCCGTACTACAACAAGCCGACCCAGGAAGGCATGTTTCAGCACTTCAAGGCGGTGAATGACGCGATCGGGATCCCGATCATCATTTACAACATCCCGCCGCGCTCCGTCGTCGATATGTCGGTCGAGACCATGACCCGGCTGTTCGAGTTGAAGAACATCGCCGGCGTCAAGGACGCCACCGCCAATCTTGCCCGGGTGTCGCAGCAACGCCATGCGATGGGGCCGGATTTCATCCAGCTGTCCGGCGAGGACATGACCGCACTGGCCTACATGGCGGCGGGAGGACATGGTTGCATCTCGGTGGTCGCCAACGTGGCGCCGAAGCTGTGTGCCGAGTTGATGTCAGCCGTTATGCAGGGTGATTTCGCTACCGGACTGAAGATCCAGGACCGCCTGACGCCGCTGCATGATGCCGTCTTCAAGGAGCCCGGCCTCGCGGGGGCCAAGCATGGCCTTAAACTGCTGGGGCGGCTCGAAGAAGAAGTGCGCCTGCCGTTGATGAACGTGACGCCTCCAACCGGCAAGGTGATCCGCGACGCCATGGTGCATGCGGGCCTGATCAACTAA
- a CDS encoding lytic transglycosylase domain-containing protein, with the protein MISSARAAALRSTALATSLALAVGLAALPWDAWANPKVPLPKPRPIARNVVPKPAAHTSAPAAAHTPTAAAAPAPAPPVLAPATRQHAALPPPRKQVPQAAVAATSSTSQGDKDALENVIELVRKQKPGDATQLQASISDPVARKLAEWVILRSDNNNASVERYRAFVSANPSWPSQTFLRRRLEAALWDDRRDDAAVWSWFENESPISAKGKFALAKAMLARGDRTNAERLVREAWRNDGMSEDTETAALDMFGALLTAGDHKTRMDTLLYSTEQEAGGMRAAKRLGSGHVALAKARIAANKKSSNLQSLLEAVPRELHGDPGYMFARIQWLRREEKFSEAAQLMLAAPKDPNRLHNLNEWWIERRLLARKMLDVGEHRTAYLIARDAALPSRDIYKTEQEFTAGWIALRFLKDPAVAAQHFARIGVGSANPTALARGGYWQGRAAEAAGRMQEARAAYGRAAEQSTSYYGQLARAKLGMPQLELNGAPTGRGRGGERLEIVRAVQLLYELDERELAIPIFADMGENGDPEALAGLGELTSRHSDARGMLLLGKAALNRGLPFDHYAYPVNGIPSFKQIGPEVEPSVVYSIARQESAFNPAVVSPAQAYGLMQVTPDAGRYVCKRAGVSFDLNRMKTDSVYNAVLGAAELGGLLEDYRGSYILTFAGYNAGRGSVKKWIERYGDPRDPKVDAVDWVEQIPFSETRNYVQRIMENLQVYRARFGGGTRLQIEADLRRGASIE; encoded by the coding sequence GTGATTTCTTCCGCCCGCGCCGCCGCCTTGCGATCGACCGCACTGGCCACGAGCCTGGCGCTGGCTGTTGGATTGGCGGCGCTGCCTTGGGATGCCTGGGCCAATCCAAAAGTTCCCCTGCCGAAACCGCGGCCGATCGCCCGCAACGTCGTTCCAAAGCCCGCGGCACACACCAGCGCGCCCGCCGCTGCCCATACTCCGACGGCCGCCGCGGCGCCCGCTCCTGCGCCACCCGTTCTCGCGCCTGCGACCCGCCAGCATGCCGCCTTGCCGCCCCCGCGCAAGCAGGTGCCGCAGGCAGCGGTAGCCGCGACGTCCTCGACGTCGCAGGGAGACAAGGACGCGCTGGAGAACGTCATCGAGCTGGTGCGCAAGCAGAAGCCTGGGGATGCCACCCAGCTGCAGGCCTCGATATCGGATCCGGTCGCCCGCAAGCTTGCAGAATGGGTGATCCTGCGCAGCGACAACAATAACGCGTCCGTCGAGCGCTACCGTGCATTCGTCTCGGCCAACCCGAGCTGGCCATCGCAGACCTTCCTGCGCCGGCGCCTCGAGGCAGCCCTATGGGACGACCGCCGCGACGACGCCGCGGTGTGGTCATGGTTCGAAAACGAATCGCCGATTTCGGCCAAGGGCAAGTTCGCCCTGGCGAAGGCCATGCTCGCGCGCGGCGACCGCACCAATGCCGAACGGCTGGTGCGCGAGGCCTGGCGCAATGATGGCATGTCGGAGGATACCGAGACCGCGGCGCTCGACATGTTCGGCGCGCTGCTGACGGCGGGCGACCACAAGACGCGGATGGACACGCTGCTTTACAGCACCGAGCAGGAAGCCGGCGGCATGCGCGCCGCCAAGCGGCTCGGCTCGGGCCATGTCGCGCTGGCCAAGGCGCGCATTGCGGCCAACAAGAAATCCTCGAACCTCCAGTCGCTGCTCGAGGCGGTGCCACGGGAGCTGCATGGCGACCCCGGCTACATGTTCGCCAGGATCCAGTGGCTGCGCCGCGAAGAGAAGTTCAGCGAGGCCGCGCAGCTCATGCTGGCCGCGCCGAAGGATCCGAACCGCCTGCACAATCTCAACGAATGGTGGATCGAGCGGCGCTTGCTGGCGCGCAAGATGCTGGACGTCGGCGAGCATCGCACCGCCTATCTGATTGCGCGCGATGCAGCACTTCCCTCCCGCGACATCTACAAGACCGAGCAGGAATTCACCGCGGGCTGGATTGCGCTGCGGTTCCTGAAAGATCCGGCCGTCGCCGCCCAGCACTTCGCGCGCATCGGTGTCGGCAGTGCGAACCCGACCGCACTGGCGCGCGGCGGCTATTGGCAGGGCCGCGCGGCGGAAGCCGCCGGCCGCATGCAGGAAGCCCGGGCCGCCTACGGCCGCGCCGCCGAACAGTCGACCAGCTATTACGGTCAGCTCGCACGCGCCAAGCTCGGCATGCCGCAGCTCGAATTGAACGGTGCGCCGACCGGCCGCGGTCGCGGGGGTGAACGGCTGGAGATCGTCCGCGCCGTGCAGCTGCTCTATGAGCTCGACGAGCGCGAGCTTGCGATTCCGATTTTCGCCGACATGGGCGAGAATGGCGATCCCGAGGCCCTGGCCGGCCTCGGCGAACTCACCTCGCGCCACAGCGACGCCCGCGGCATGCTGCTGCTCGGCAAGGCCGCGCTCAACCGCGGCCTGCCGTTCGACCATTACGCCTATCCCGTCAACGGCATACCGTCTTTCAAGCAGATCGGACCCGAGGTCGAGCCGAGCGTCGTCTATTCGATCGCGCGACAGGAAAGCGCCTTCAACCCGGCCGTGGTCTCGCCGGCGCAGGCCTACGGGCTGATGCAGGTGACGCCGGACGCCGGACGCTATGTCTGCAAACGGGCTGGCGTCAGCTTCGACCTCAACCGGATGAAGACCGATTCCGTCTACAACGCCGTGCTTGGCGCCGCCGAACTCGGCGGCCTGCTCGAGGACTACCGCGGCTCCTACATCCTGACCTTCGCCGGCTACAATGCCGGTCGCGGAAGCGTCAAGAAATGGATCGAGCGTTACGGCGATCCGCGCGATCCCAAGGTCGACGCGGTCGATTGGGTCGAACAGATCCCGTTCTCCGAGACGCGGAATTACGTGCAGCGGATCATGGAGAACCTGCAGGTCTATCGCGCGCGGTTTGGCGGCGGGACTAGGCTCCAGATCGAAGCTGACCTACGTCGCGGCGCCAGCATCGAATAG
- a CDS encoding HAD family hydrolase — MLPLLAASLRSTTVEAQAQSDPLPSWNDGATKASILDFVARVTTQGGPFFVPVEQRIATFDNDGTLWVEQPMYIQLAFALDRVKVMAPMHPEWKTKQPFAAVLDGNLKALAASGEKGLVEIIAATHAGMTTAEFEKIVTDWLATARDHRFKRPYTELVYQPMLELLAYLRANGFKTFIVSGGGIEFMRPWTGRIYGVPPEQVVGSSIKTRFEMKDGAPTLFRLPDINFIDDKTGKPIGINEHIGRRPIAAFGNSDGDLEMLQWTTLGASGARFGLIVHHTDAEREYAYDRQSHFGKLDVALDAAAVNRWTVADMKKDWSRIFAFD, encoded by the coding sequence ATGCTTCCGTTGCTCGCTGCCTCGCTTCGCTCCACCACGGTGGAAGCTCAAGCGCAGAGCGATCCGCTACCGTCCTGGAACGACGGCGCTACCAAAGCCTCAATTCTCGACTTTGTCGCGCGCGTCACGACGCAAGGTGGGCCCTTCTTCGTACCGGTCGAGCAGCGCATCGCGACCTTCGACAATGACGGCACGCTATGGGTCGAGCAGCCGATGTACATACAACTGGCCTTCGCACTCGACCGCGTGAAGGTCATGGCGCCGATGCATCCGGAATGGAAGACCAAGCAGCCGTTCGCGGCGGTGCTGGACGGCAATCTGAAGGCGCTGGCGGCGTCCGGGGAAAAGGGATTGGTCGAAATCATCGCCGCGACACATGCCGGCATGACCACGGCAGAGTTTGAGAAGATCGTCACGGACTGGCTGGCGACCGCGCGCGATCACCGCTTCAAGCGCCCCTATACTGAACTGGTCTACCAGCCGATGCTCGAACTGCTCGCCTACCTCCGGGCCAATGGCTTCAAGACCTTCATCGTCTCAGGCGGCGGCATCGAGTTCATGCGGCCATGGACCGGGCGGATCTACGGCGTGCCGCCGGAGCAGGTCGTCGGATCGTCGATCAAGACTCGATTTGAGATGAAGGACGGCGCGCCGACGCTTTTCCGGCTGCCCGACATCAACTTCATCGACGACAAGACGGGAAAGCCGATCGGCATCAACGAACATATCGGCCGCCGTCCGATTGCAGCCTTCGGCAATTCCGACGGCGATCTCGAAATGCTGCAATGGACGACGCTCGGCGCCAGCGGCGCGCGGTTCGGCCTGATCGTGCACCACACCGACGCGGAACGCGAATACGCCTACGATCGACAATCGCATTTCGGCAAGCTCGACGTGGCGCTGGACGCCGCAGCGGTGAACAGGTGGACGGTGGCCGACATGAAGAAGGACTGGAGCCGAATATTCGCATTTGATTAG
- a CDS encoding arylsulfatase gives MKRRDLLLSGSSLVAASALSAVGLTSSAQAQQPTPAPASAGQRPNIVVIMGDDIGMWNIGAYHRGLMAGRTPNLDKLAAEGMLFTDYYAEASCTAGRANFITGELPIRTGMTTVGQAGAAIGIPAQAVTIATALKGMGYATGQFGKNHLGDKNEFLPTVHGFDEFFGYLYHLDAMEDPAHPNYPQDLLNVVGPRNMLHTYATNVDDPTVDPRWGKVGKQRIEDAGTLYPKRMETVDDEIRDLALKFIEKAKADNKPFFLWLNPTRMHIVTHLSQKYEATRNSKNGWSIHEAGMAQLDDDVGIVMQKLKDMGVDDNTIVVFTTDNGTEVFTWPDGGQTPFAQSKGTVMEGGFRVPCMIRWPGKVPAGKVENGIISGLDWFPTFLAAAGNPNIAEELKKGKQIGDTTYKCYLDGYNQMDMITGKGPSNRHEIFYFGESELGAVRIDDFKYRFIDQPRGWLGEKTKADVPYLTNLRLDPFERTGWPDSGTKEGAQQYFDWFKYEFWRFVFVQQQVEKLAMTAIEFPPMQKGASFNLDAVKAKIEAARAAVSR, from the coding sequence ATGAAACGCCGCGATCTCTTGTTGAGCGGAAGTTCTCTTGTCGCCGCTTCCGCACTCTCCGCGGTCGGGCTAACAAGTTCTGCGCAGGCGCAGCAACCGACACCGGCACCCGCGTCAGCCGGACAGCGGCCGAACATCGTTGTCATCATGGGTGACGACATCGGCATGTGGAATATCGGCGCTTATCACCGCGGCCTGATGGCCGGCCGAACGCCCAATCTCGACAAGCTCGCTGCTGAAGGCATGTTGTTTACCGACTATTATGCCGAGGCGAGTTGCACGGCAGGTCGCGCCAACTTCATCACCGGCGAGTTGCCCATCCGCACCGGCATGACCACGGTCGGCCAGGCTGGCGCGGCTATCGGGATACCAGCGCAAGCTGTGACCATCGCCACGGCGTTGAAAGGAATGGGTTACGCCACCGGCCAATTTGGCAAGAATCACCTCGGCGACAAGAATGAATTCTTGCCGACGGTGCACGGCTTCGATGAGTTCTTCGGTTACCTTTATCATCTCGACGCGATGGAAGACCCCGCGCACCCGAACTACCCGCAGGATCTGCTGAACGTCGTCGGTCCGCGCAACATGCTTCATACCTATGCGACCAACGTGGATGACCCGACGGTGGACCCGCGCTGGGGAAAGGTCGGCAAGCAGAGGATCGAGGATGCCGGAACGCTTTATCCCAAGAGGATGGAAACCGTAGATGACGAAATCCGCGATCTCGCCCTGAAGTTCATCGAGAAGGCCAAGGCCGACAACAAGCCGTTCTTCCTGTGGCTCAACCCGACCCGGATGCACATCGTCACGCATCTTTCACAAAAGTACGAGGCGACGCGCAACTCCAAGAACGGCTGGTCGATACATGAAGCCGGCATGGCGCAGCTCGATGACGACGTCGGCATCGTGATGCAGAAGCTCAAGGATATGGGCGTGGACGACAACACCATCGTGGTCTTCACCACCGACAACGGCACCGAGGTCTTCACCTGGCCTGATGGCGGACAGACACCTTTCGCGCAGAGCAAAGGCACCGTCATGGAAGGTGGCTTCCGCGTACCCTGCATGATCCGTTGGCCGGGCAAGGTGCCGGCCGGCAAGGTCGAGAACGGCATCATTTCCGGCCTGGACTGGTTTCCGACCTTCCTGGCGGCGGCTGGCAACCCGAACATTGCAGAGGAGCTGAAGAAGGGCAAACAGATCGGTGACACGACCTATAAGTGCTATCTGGACGGCTATAACCAGATGGACATGATTACCGGCAAGGGGCCGTCGAACCGGCACGAAATCTTTTACTTCGGAGAGAGCGAACTCGGTGCCGTGCGCATCGACGACTTCAAGTATCGCTTCATCGACCAGCCCAGAGGCTGGCTCGGTGAAAAAACCAAGGCTGACGTGCCCTACCTGACCAACCTTCGCCTCGATCCGTTCGAGCGCACGGGCTGGCCCGATAGTGGGACGAAAGAAGGCGCGCAGCAATACTTCGACTGGTTCAAATACGAATTCTGGCGCTTTGTGTTTGTTCAGCAGCAGGTGGAAAAGCTGGCGATGACGGCGATCGAGTTTCCGCCGATGCAGAAGGGCGCGAGCTTTAACCTTGATGCCGTGAAAGCGAAAATCGAGGCGGCCCGGGCGGCAGTGAGCAGGTAG
- a CDS encoding arylsulfatase, producing the protein MPLAVPVSTPAAAQQPAQKPNILFIMGDDIGLYQPSIYHRGLMVGETPNIDRIGNEGAIFTHYYAEQSCTAGRNAFFTGMHPLRTGMIPPQLPGSPSYLRPGTPALARFLLDLGYNTGEFGKNHLGDHTDALPTAHGFQEYWGYLYHLDAMQGVSFPDLNKSPTQQSIAPPCKNTPIPGIPEVPGAVDPKTAVCLTPPRNVLSCKSDGTAKTQQCIDQGPLTLERSKGVDEEISAKVIDFIDRNDPKTTGKPFFVWYNPARMHITTVLNDKYAAMVGEPGGKDWGLNEAGMKQMDDNIGYVLKKLQDMGQLDNTIIVFTTDNGAETITFPDGGTTPFKGGKLSTWEGGMRAPAVIRWPGVIKPGTVKNDIFAALDWLPTFVNIAGGAKGDALKKRIEAGQYPGIVKTTLDGVDQTEYLSGRSEKSARDTFFYYSGKDPSAVRYKNWKIYFTMVSDNPAGFLAGALPYHWAQVVNIKRDPFETSIGSQYKTLMGMGGVIGSPSTAYVYDWNMLPIGQALWLKELESYSAYPPLQDPASYDLSQVYNQIKQAKTAGRSD; encoded by the coding sequence ATGCCGCTGGCCGTACCGGTCAGCACACCCGCAGCCGCGCAGCAGCCAGCCCAGAAGCCCAATATTCTTTTCATCATGGGCGACGACATCGGCCTCTACCAGCCGAGCATCTACCATCGCGGCCTGATGGTCGGCGAGACGCCCAACATCGATCGCATCGGCAACGAAGGCGCGATCTTCACGCACTACTATGCCGAGCAGAGCTGCACCGCAGGCCGGAACGCCTTTTTCACCGGCATGCATCCGCTGCGCACCGGCATGATTCCTCCGCAACTGCCCGGCAGCCCGTCCTATCTGCGGCCCGGCACGCCCGCGCTCGCCAGGTTTCTGCTCGATCTCGGCTACAACACCGGCGAGTTCGGCAAGAACCATCTCGGCGATCACACCGATGCGCTGCCGACCGCGCATGGCTTCCAGGAATACTGGGGCTACCTGTATCATCTCGATGCGATGCAGGGCGTGAGCTTCCCGGACCTCAACAAGTCTCCCACCCAGCAGTCGATTGCCCCGCCATGCAAGAATACGCCGATCCCCGGCATTCCTGAAGTGCCGGGCGCGGTCGATCCGAAAACGGCGGTTTGCCTGACGCCTCCGCGCAACGTCCTGTCGTGCAAGTCGGATGGTACAGCCAAGACTCAGCAATGCATCGATCAGGGCCCGCTGACGCTCGAACGATCGAAGGGTGTCGACGAAGAAATCTCGGCCAAGGTCATCGACTTCATCGATCGCAACGATCCGAAGACGACGGGCAAGCCTTTCTTCGTCTGGTACAACCCTGCGCGCATGCACATCACGACCGTGCTGAATGACAAGTACGCGGCCATGGTCGGCGAGCCCGGCGGCAAGGACTGGGGCCTCAACGAGGCCGGCATGAAGCAGATGGATGACAACATCGGCTATGTGCTGAAGAAGCTCCAGGACATGGGTCAGCTCGACAACACGATCATCGTGTTCACGACCGACAACGGCGCCGAGACCATCACCTTTCCGGACGGCGGCACCACGCCGTTCAAGGGCGGCAAGCTGAGCACCTGGGAGGGCGGCATGCGCGCTCCGGCGGTCATCCGCTGGCCGGGGGTCATCAAGCCAGGGACCGTCAAGAACGACATCTTCGCGGCGCTCGATTGGCTGCCCACGTTTGTCAACATCGCGGGCGGCGCAAAGGGAGACGCGCTGAAGAAGCGCATCGAGGCCGGCCAATATCCCGGCATCGTGAAGACCACGCTCGATGGCGTCGATCAGACCGAATACCTTTCCGGACGTTCGGAAAAGTCGGCGCGCGATACCTTCTTCTACTATTCGGGCAAGGACCCTTCGGCGGTCCGCTACAAGAACTGGAAGATCTACTTCACGATGGTGTCCGACAACCCGGCGGGCTTTCTTGCCGGCGCGCTTCCCTATCACTGGGCCCAGGTCGTCAACATCAAGCGAGACCCGTTCGAGACCTCGATTGGTTCACAATACAAGACACTCATGGGCATGGGCGGCGTAATCGGCTCCCCTTCGACAGCCTACGTCTACGACTGGAACATGCTTCCCATCGGCCAGGCGCTCTGGCTGAAGGAACTCGAGAGCTATTCGGCGTACCCGCCGCTACAGGATCCGGCGAGCTACGACCTCAGTCAGGTCTACAATCAGATCAAGCAGGCCAAAACCGCCGGTCGCAGCGACTAG